The Jiangella alba genome includes the window GCGGCGCGACGCCACGGAGTTCGACGAGCAGGGTGTCGCGTGACGGCCCTGCCGGCGCCGGACCCGTCCGCCGCGCCCGTCCAGCAGGCCGTGCTCGCCGCCGAGCCGGCGCCGTCCGGCCACCCCGGCTACGGGCTGCACGCCGGCGTCACCCACCTGCTTCCCGGCGGCTCGACGCCGCTGATCAGGCACGACGTCGCCGAGTTCGTGCTGGTGCACGAGGGCGTCCTCGACGCCGAGCTGGACGGCGACGTCCGCCGGGTCGGGCGCGGCGACCACTTCACCGTCCCGGCCGGGTGCTGGCACGGCTTCACCAACCCCGGCGCTGAGCCGGCCTCGATGATCTTCGCCTTCGGCGGCGAGCCGGGACCGGTCACCGTGCGACGCGACCGTCCGGCCCGAGAAGGGAGCCTGTCATGACCGGCACGACGAACAGCTCCGCCACGACCCCCGCGGTGACGGCCGTCCAGGACGGGCAGCCGCTGATCGAGGCCGCCGGCGTCGACATGGCGTTCCGCACCGGCCGCGGCCGCCGGGCCGAGGAGCACCGGGTGCTCGAGGACGTGGGCTTCGGCATCGGCGCCGGCGAGTTCGTGTCCGTCATCGGGCCGTCCGGCGGCGGCAAGACCACCCTGCTCAGCCTGATCGCCGGCCTCGCCACGCCCACCGGTGGACGCATCGTCGTCGGCGGGCAGACGGTCACCGGGCCGGGCGCCGACCGCGGCGTCGTGTTCCAGCAGGACGCGATCCTGCCGTGGCGCACCGTGCGCCGCAACGTCGAGTACGGCCTCGAGCGGGCCGGCCTGCCGCGCGCCGAGCGGGCCGAGCGGGCGGCCGAGTTCATCGAGCTGGTCGGGCTGACGAAGTTCGCCGACTACCTGCCCAAGCAGCTGTCCGGCGGCATGAAGAAGCGGGTGGCGATCGCGGCCGTGCTGGCCAACGACCCGGCCGTGCTGCTGATGGACGAGCCGTTCGGGGCACTCGACTACTCGACCCGCGTGCACCTGCAGGACGAGCTGCTGCGG containing:
- a CDS encoding cupin domain-containing protein, with product MTALPAPDPSAAPVQQAVLAAEPAPSGHPGYGLHAGVTHLLPGGSTPLIRHDVAEFVLVHEGVLDAELDGDVRRVGRGDHFTVPAGCWHGFTNPGAEPASMIFAFGGEPGPVTVRRDRPAREGSLS
- a CDS encoding ABC transporter ATP-binding protein is translated as MTGTTNSSATTPAVTAVQDGQPLIEAAGVDMAFRTGRGRRAEEHRVLEDVGFGIGAGEFVSVIGPSGGGKTTLLSLIAGLATPTGGRIVVGGQTVTGPGADRGVVFQQDAILPWRTVRRNVEYGLERAGLPRAERAERAAEFIELVGLTKFADYLPKQLSGGMKKRVAIAAVLANDPAVLLMDEPFGALDYSTRVHLQDELLRIWERRRVTTVFVTHDIEEALYLSDRILVLAGGRLAEDFAVPFGRPRDPELRMGAEIQQARSHLWGYL